The DNA region TCCTGAACAGATATACCCACCACAACAGTCTGATCCAGTAAATGGATTCTCTTTCCTGGAAACGGAAGAGCTGACATCACAAGTCTCTCCCTTCCAGTCTCTTGCCGGATCTTACAAGCAACCACTGATGCTATCCTCCAACGAGTCTTCACCCGTTGTGCTACCTGATTCAACAAACTCACCGCTGTTTCAGGATGTGTGGGACAATCAGCTAAACGGTCTGAAGTTTGACCAGTTCAGTCCCTTGATGCAGCAAGACCTTTATGGTGGTTGTCAGAACATGTGTATGAGTAATAGCACAAACAGCAACATTCTAGATACTCCTCCTCCACTCTCCAACACAGTTCTTGATGACTTCTGTGCCATCAAAGAAACCGAGTTCAATTGTTTGGTcgggaacaacaacaacaacaacaacaacaataacagTTTTGCTCAAGATGTGCAGTCGCAGATCACATCTGCTAGCTTTGCAGAATCACAGGCCTTGTCTCGCCAAGATAACTCTGGAGGAACTGGTGGTACATCTTCAAGCAATGTTGATTTTGATGATACTAGTCTGCTGCAGCAGCAGAATAATAGTAAAGGCTCATGGCAGAAACTTGCAACGCCCCGTGTCCGAACTTACACTAAGGTAAACAAAAGCTACCTCTCCTTCCACTCACTAAGCATTACATTTTTCTCAAATCATCTGAGATTTTGAACTTTGGTTTCTGTAGGTCCAAAAAACCGGGTCAGTTGGGAGGTCAATTGATGTAACAAGCTTCAGGGACTATGAAGAGCTAAAGTCTGCAATTGAGTGCATGTTTGGACTTGAAGGACTGCTCACTCGCCCGCAAAGCTCGGGATGGAAGCTTGTATATGTTGATTATGAGAGTGATGTTCTTCTTGTAGGAGATGATCCATGGGAGTAAGTCTTTCTCTCACTTTCCTATTAACTCCACCTTAGTTTCTGACTTACCATATTTTTTTACTTGCATAAACAAACTGGTGCAGGGAGTTTGTGGGATGTGTAAGGTGCATAAAGATACTTTCGCCAACAGAGGTTCAGCAGATGAGTGAAGAAGGAATGAAGCTTCTGAACAGCGCATGCATTAACGATCTCAAGACTTAATTTATAGGAGAACCATCTTGTTGTAATCAATTGATGTGTTGTTCCGATTTGAAACCTGCAAACTATTTTAAGATTATGTAGTGAGTGATGAATGAATCAATAGTTCAACTTCAAACTGTCTGAAACTAGAAACTTTGTTGTGATAATTAGAAATTCCGTTTTACTTCAATTATATTAATCTTCATGAAATAATTTTATCTCTTCCAATtgttacttaattttttttgttattctatAATATAgtattcttaaaaaatatttttttatcttggAGAACTCTATGCAACATAAATTTGGCACTCTATTTCCATTACATGATATTTCATATACTCATGGTTTCTATTTaaccataatatttttttttttagttttaggttAGAATATAGAGGATCCTTAGTTTTTAACTTTCTTAGATCGACATTCTCTATAAGAATCTTTTagctaaatattttagattagtttattttaaagatGAATTACCTACGTAGGGTTGAGATTAGAAGACAACCATTCATTTAAGTAGTTACATTTCTAAAGATATTCATTTCATTCCGTTAATTAAAGTTATTCAACAGTTACATCTTCTAAAATTGTATATTAAACTCTATATAATTTGTAACACttaatttttaacattatatattttcacgACTAGTCTGttattttctaaaagaaaatataaatattaattaatttaatccATAAATGAGCAATCAGAgcaatttttttggttatctAGAAAAAATTAGTTGCTTACAACGATTTAGACAATATTCATCTGCTATTTACTACTCCATTAGTCTTATGTCATAGAAGTAGAGATATATGTTGtaataaaaatctttatatgttttttttgtcaactaaaaatctttatatataagaaGTTTCTTTCCAGTAATAATAAGGTTAAGATTAATTCttatttataattgtaaatGGATTCGTTTACAAATTGCTATTTgttctaaatatttattaaaacacaTCTAAGGATTTTTGTTATTCTTTTGAGTATCTAacattttcaatattttatctttgtttttcataaatttcttaattgatcggtattttaaaataaaatataaaataaacttaaagtAACTCAAACTAATTTTGAATATGCGTATAGTATATTTTGCAGATTTGTGTATAGTAAAAAATACATAGTTAATAAATGTAGAAAAATTGtacacaaataatattttgtaaagtaCTCAATAGTCCGCGTGTACGTGCGAATTTCTTTCCTAGTTTGtgggaaaaaacaaaatattccaAAACAAGTAAAAATTACGTTACTCCCGTCATGATTGCTAATCGCTGccacaaaaacaataaaataatattcacaATTAGGCTAAACGTTCATGAGAATTATGATACCCAATCACAAACCAATATAAGATTCGTCTGAAGAAACTTGAGCAGTATAATTACACACGAGctaattttaaattgatttcagAAATATAAAAACTCTAGATCTGATCCGAAAGACTATACAGGCGAGATGGAGCAGAGACCACATTCAAAACTTAAAAGCATGAAGATTACGTCAAAATAAACTTGATCGAAAATCATATATACGAACAGAGTCCGGAATATGAAAGCGTTTCAGCATAACAATCCAGATATAATCCATAAGACCTATAGATTCGAAATAAGAAGGCTCAAATCGATTTCAGATAATCAAGTTCATTCATAGATCTAGGAAGTAGAAACAATCCATCTCAAGCGAGTATGAGAACATCAGAACGTCAGTATGAACATCAGAAGCGAAATTATAGAGAGTGGATCGATTTTGAGGCTTACTGTTGTTAGCCTCTTGAGTCACACCATTgttttctcctcctcctcctgcaaCGAGCTGCATGCTTGCTTCTTCCACTCTGTTTTTGCAAAGATTCatccgagaaaaaaaaaaacaaacgagAAGATAATAGATTCAGCATCTCAGATACATGTAGCTAGTGAGAAAGCGAGATGATAGAGAGATGACTTATACATTCACCATTGTCGCTCTGTGCTTCAAACGAGAGAGTGGGAGAGAGATGATGATTTGAAacgagagagggagagagagtaTGGGAGAGAGATGATGCTTTATACCTGTGTGACTCTAAACTGAGATACACTCTATATTCTtacttttagtatttttaaaatccgTAACAGAATTGTGTTTTCGTCCCACTATTTTCTTATGTTGGACGGGTATGATTGCGCCACGTCAGAACTTCTTTTGATCGACGGTCAGGAAGTCAAGCTCGTTTGAAAAAATATCTACAGCAGCGTAGATTAGAGCATCCGTAGTGGTGGATCTCAAGAAGAATACTTaggaataatattttttgaatttttaattattatttttttttcctttttcagattaaaataagaaaaaaataaaaaatatatcaatcaaTCGCGGACCGACACATGTTAAGGATTTCCTAAAGACTGATCtttatttaagaattttaagcATCAAATCTTTAATTTTTGATAGGACCTACCGATTATTTAATTGTTTTGTTCTTAAGGACTCTCAGGACCCCGTTTCCAGCGGTCACTATACTAAACCGAACCGTCAAACATTTAAACGGATTCAGTTCAGTCCCAAGGCGTCATTCCAGGCCCAAGTcaaagaaattttgttttttttgtcctGAATTAGCTTATTTATTAGAGAATTCAAGTTAAATACCTTTTTTTCTCCTAATAATTTCCTTTATCTTCACAAACTTGAGATTCATATACATTCCAAAACTAAAGCCCCTCTTACGAATGACTTTGTAAAGCCCCTCTTCTGTTGAAAAATCTTTTCTCGACACTTACTGTTGCTGCGTGCTATACAAGTTACCATATTATTATGCTTACCATATTTTTTTACTTGCATAAACAAACTGGTGCAGGGAGTTTGTGGGATGTGTAAGGTGCATAAAGATACTGTCGCCAACAGAGGTTCAGCAGATGAGTGAAGAAGGAATGAAGCTTCTGAACAGCGCATGTATAAACGATCTCAAGACTTAACTTTAGCAAAATATGAACAATCTTGTTGTAAGCATTTGATGTGTTGCTCCGATTTGAAAACCTGCATCTACTTTAAGATTATGTAGTGAGTGGTGAATGAATTAATGGTTCAAACAGTCTGAAGTTACAAACTTTGTTGTGCTAATTAGAATCTCCGTTTTACctcaattatatataatcttcATGAGAGTAGATGAACAtcttaaaaagagaaaattccctaattatattatatgatttgtggaaaatagtttcaaaaaaagtaaataaaacttaaatagcAGCAAAGCCAGGCAAGagagtagaaaaaaaaaattgctctGCTGCTAACAacaagctctctctctctcacaccaAGAGGAGAAGAGCATGGTGGTGGTATGCTAATTCTGCTTCAGTCCCTGTCAAATCGCATTCTTTTTGCAGTCTGCATCTCAGGATTGTTGGTGTTACCATTGTTTGGGTTCCTCGGCTGGTAAGCTGTAGCATCGTGCTGGAATAAACAGTTAGCTCCATTGCGACAACCCCTCGAGCTGTTGAAGTACATGCAAGGCTtcattatcttttgttttgaaTCCCTTGGTGGCCTCtggttattattattattgctATTTACCATCTCAGGGTTAAGTCCCCCTCCAGGTTGAGGGTTGTTATAACGATAACCGAGATGTTGTTGAACTGGCGGTGGTGCCTCTTGTCTTTCCCCACCATGTTGCTGAATCAGGCTCTTGTAATAACTAGCATCTCTGGCTGGTGGTGCTCCATAGTTGGGCTGATCTGAAGAAGTTGGAGGAGGATAGACCAAGGAAGGAGTTGGCTGAGGGTAATATTGTCCATTTGAGCTGGCAGGTGTTGAGGTTGTTACTCCATTTGCTTCGTGTGTCGAAGATAGGTAGAGGCTACCGGCGTTGGAGGAGACTGAACCTGCACCACTACTGTTTGCAACAAGATTCTCCACCAGCTTAGGGTTGCTCAAGATTTTCATAAGCAGTTCTTGGTCGATCATGCCGCTGCCTAGTTCTTTGTTGTTTGAAATTGCAGTTAACGCAGCCATTATTTCTGACGCTGCTGGGAGGGTTGAAGAAACTGATGTGTTCTCATCGCTTCTTGATGGCTCTGTTCCCACCACATCCACGCCAGATTGGACTGGGAGATCAGATGCTGGATCTATGTCATCATCTTCTACAGGTAGGATGGGGATGACAACGGTTTGCTGATCATCATAATCTGAGTTGTCAACATCAGCAAGAACCGAAGGGCTGCAGATTTGAGTTTAAAGAAAAGACCAAAGTCAGAAAAGAAGTAAAGGGATATATGCAAATGAATGTGTTATGTAGGGGGATAGGATCCGGACTTTGGAGGAATAGCTGATGCGCCAGGATAGAAGGCTTCAAGAACTCTCAGTTCCCTCTGATTTTGCGTCTCCACTTCTTTGCTTTCTTCCCCTGCAACCACTCTCCATTCCTCATCTAGCACAATCTGCAAGAACACATGTTATTCCATGTTGAACATACTCGTGAGTATCCTCAGAGCCGAACATCCTTAACTAGCCTGACGATAAATACAACCATACAAGGGTAACCCAACTAAGAGCAATTTACCGACATATTTTCCATGTATTATTCCTATGGTTATCATCTCAAAGGAAAGATTTGGTTggacaattaaattaaactacagaggaataaataaaaagaagatgtAAACAATATTGTAATTGTGGGGGAACTGCAATCAGTACTTTCAAAGATATAAAGACTCTAGGCTTAAAGAGTGGGATCAGCAAGCTCACCCGGAGAGAGCATTTCCACTTTATAACTGGGATGTCTGATAACTTAATCTGTGGCTCATTTGCAGAAAGAGGTCCACCGAAACCAGGTGGCAGATTATCCTCGCTCGGATGTGACTTTGCTTGGAGGTGATCTTGAGATTCTGATCCAACTTGTGAAGGTGAGTCCTCAGATATAAAGAGCCGTACCTGGAATAGCATCAAAATCAGAATTATTAATTGACGTGTTACGCATGAACCATAGGCCGTCTTGATCAAACCATGCTAGTTTAAGTCTCATGTAGACCTCAAACAGGAATCactacacacacaaaaaaagaatatttaccAATGGACAAGTTGTCTCAAACATACAATACAAAGATAGTCAGAAAAGCTTGTCCCAATCAACTTATTACAAGAAAATTGGTAGTTTGAAAAGGCTTAATTAAGGAAAGAAACAATCAATGTGGTAATGTCTAAGACAAGAACCTCATAACTCAGGACAGCCTTAACTAATCAGCTAATTTTCAAACCATGAAAACATGAAATCACATGGAAAAGGGTGACATTCCTACCTCTACCCCAGCCTATCTTACCAATATATATTTCCATCAGCAAAAAGGTTGCAAATGACAGCATCCAAGAGTGTGTAAAAGGCCGAAAGCATTCGTTGAAGATAGCCAAAACACATTTTTCTTGGTTGGCATAACTCATCGCAGATAACTTGACTACACTGATCTCAAGCAAGAGTAAAACTGGTGTAAGGCTGAGCAAATCCCATGATAAAACTGGATGTATCTCACAGGATTAGCTCCTTATCCAAAGAAGTAAAATACGCAAACATCCCAATGTGATGAAGAACTACTAGCAAAGGTTGCACGGAAACATAAATTGAAAAACATAGCACACACACACTTCTATAAGTAATCAAGGTCTCTTGCTCCTCAAAAACACTAGCAAgcaataactaaaattataagAGCTAAAGGGACACTAAAGCAATAGAAAAACCAATAAAACATCATCATCACTACTTAAAATAGTTCTGCGGTTCCTGTCAGTGTATATCATTTGCAAAATCAGTCAAATTTAGAAGGAAAAGTAAAGAAATCATCAACCATGGAAAGCTTGGATGGATCCAAATGAGCTGCAAATGTCTGTTTTTACCTGGCAAAGTTTAAAATCTGGTGGCCATGATACCCTTTTGGATTTGTGCAATGCCCTCATAGCTTTCAGCAGCAACTCACTTCTTTTTCaatctaatttataaaaaaattgcttgtttttttttttttgattcggTGAAGGTCCAGTACCctttaaaaaatccaaataattaaatcaaaatccagcagcagcagcataCTCTTTAGATTCGAACCAATCATCCTTGTTTTTATCGAGAACCCCTAATTTTTTTCAGGAAAACTTTTTGAATATCTGAGATGGAGAACTGAAGAAAGAGAAGTTGTAAAATCCAGAACATCTGCGTGTTGAATCCGTCGAAGGGAAtgtagagaagagagagaagccCTAGATCCGGTgggttcttcttctttcttcaggTCACCATCGTCATTTTATCTCTACTTCCCCTAGGCGCCCTTTATACACGTGTCTTGGTTTGGCAGCCGCGTTACCCTCCTCTCGTCTCATTCATTTTTTGCCATTTCTCCACATACTCcactacttttattttttttttttttggctcaacaACTTACTTTTCATTAACCAATCTCAAGTGTTTACAAGATCTTATCAACCTCAACAAAAGAGCTTAACCACACTGGCACAACAGAATACAACTTAGGGACAAAGGACGCGAGCGTTGTAGTCTCCCTCGCTATTCTGTCTGCTACTTTATTACCACTCCTAGGATAGAACTCCACTCCATAGCCACTGTTTTCTGTCAGTAAAAAACTAATCTCCTGCATGATAGGCTTAATAGACAGCCACATCTCTTCCTCTCCATAGATTAGCTTCTTTAAAGTCAGGGAATCAGTCTCAAACACCACACTTGTATAACCAAATCCGGTTAAGGTTTGAATGGCCCACCGGAGAGCTTCAGCCTCAGTTTCAAGCACTGACCCTGCATTTGACAGCTTCTTCGCCCCTGCCCAGAGGAGGTTGCCTTGTTGATCTCTCGCGACCCACCCAACTCCACCTTCACATGTTTCTTTTTTCCAGGATCCATCAATATTACACTTAATCTTCATGGGTGGTGGCGCTCTCCATTTGCGGTCATGGCCCTCTTCTGTAGGCTTTTTTACCTCTTTATTTCGTACCTCTTCTCTACTTTTCCATTCCAAGGCATCCTCCTTTGCTTTTAGAACCGTAGCATAAGCGTCATAGTCTTTACCTTGAAACACAAACTCGTTACGGTTCTTCCAAATCCTCCACAGCAGATAAGGCACAGACTCGTCTTCCACCTCTTCCTTTGGGAACTCTTGTTTTTGGTTTAAGACCCAATGGAGGTTGGTGTAGATCGAATCCGACCAGATACCATGAGGGGGGGGATGAATTGTGGAATGAGCCCATATCAGTCTCGCATAAGTGCACTGGAAGAGCACATGGTTAATATCCTCCTCACGACACTCACATCTGCTGCAACTCATATCCTTTGCGATATGTCTTCTTACCATATTAGCTGCTACCGGGATTGAGTTGCTAATGCATCGCCATAGGAAGTGTCGTATTTTTGGGCTTGCATTCACTCGCCATGCTTGTTGGTAGAGGCCGTCAAGGCTCGGCTGTAGTGCCTCCTTCTGCTCTTTTTCTGCCTCAATGATGTTCACTAGGACCCAGTAGCCTGACTTCACCGTATAATGGCCTGTTTTAGTGAAATCCCAAGCATAAGAATCCTCGCTTCTCCTTCCTGCTGGGGTTATTTTCCTGATTTGGGCTTGTACCTCTGCAGTGAACAAGCTTTGTAGTAACTCTTCATTCCAAGTTCTGCAGCTTGAATCCAAGAGGTCACTCACTTTCAACTGTTCTGTCACTACCATTTCCCGTGAGTATCCATTCCATGCCATTGACTGGACCATTGTTGCCGGAGTTTTACCAATCCATCTATCCTGCCAGACCTTTGTTCTCTGACCATTGCCGATAATGACTCTAGCCCCTCTTTTGATTAGCTCTTGAGCCGCAAAGATACTCCGCCA from Raphanus sativus cultivar WK10039 chromosome 8, ASM80110v3, whole genome shotgun sequence includes:
- the LOC108837326 gene encoding zinc finger CCCH domain-containing protein 6-like codes for the protein MRALHKSKRVSWPPDFKLCQVRLFISEDSPSQVGSESQDHLQAKSHPSEDNLPPGFGGPLSANEPQIKLSDIPVIKWKCSLRIVLDEEWRVVAGEESKEVETQNQRELRVLEAFYPGASAIPPNPSVLADVDNSDYDDQQTVVIPILPVEDDDIDPASDLPVQSGVDVVGTEPSRSDENTSVSSTLPAASEIMAALTAISNNKELGSGMIDQELLMKILSNPKLVENLVANSSGAGSVSSNAGSLYLSSTHEANGVTTSTPASSNGQYYPQPTPSLVYPPPTSSDQPNYGAPPARDASYYKSLIQQHGGERQEAPPPVQQHLGYRYNNPQPGGGLNPEMVNSNNNNNQRPPRDSKQKIMKPCMYFNSSRGCRNGANCLFQHDATAYQPRNPNNGNTNNPEMQTAKRMRFDRD